Genomic DNA from Pempheris klunzingeri isolate RE-2024b chromosome 22, fPemKlu1.hap1, whole genome shotgun sequence:
GACAATAAACACGAGGCAGCAACTTCAAACTAAGACTAAGATTTTACAGATTTGACCAACGATGAACTGATCTCTGCAGTTTGACTGAGTGTCTACTGTTTTCTACTGTGATTCACTGAAGCCtcatgtttgtatgtctgtttgATCATCAGTGACAGTAGTAACCCTGATTCTTCCCTCCAGCAGCGACTGCGCTACTCAGGAGGTCTCTACACTAAGTGAGGTGAGACCTGAAGgtagacagaaaacaagagagaaatCTTTGTGCTCTGAGTGGAGCTGTTTCATCTGACTCTCTCGCTGTTGTTCTCAGTTACAGACTGCGGCTGCAAATGGTCTGGGTCTGAGACACACCAATGGACACCTGCCACAGGTGAGGAGCATGTACACACTCATTGACCTTAACCCCGAGTGCACGCAGCCACACAGCTCATCTACTGTCAGAGTGTCGCCTGTTTTATGACGGCAAAAGATGGTGAAAATCTGTGATCCTCTGTcggtttcaaaataaaagccacgTCGTGTTTCTGTGGACAGGATCCCTTCATTTGTTCACGGGGCTTTTATTTAATGGCCATAattaaaggcagcagcagccacactgtcGCTCACACAGATGAATAAAGGGTAAGGAGGTGAAAGTGTGACGGGAAGGTTTCTGGAAACAAGAATGAGAAACACCCTCCCTCCTGAGTTGCTGAGTAATGTCAGGAACATTTTGCACTCATGCCACGTCTCCTCACTCTCATCTCGCTCAGGTTGCCATCGAGATCCCAAATGTGAAGCGGGTGAAGATGAGGAGAGACTCCCAGTATCCCACCAAGAGGGATCACATGATCTGTAAATGCCTGTCGCTCAGCATCACCTACGCTGCGACAATCGGCGGCCTCATCACCATCACCGGCACGTCGACCAACCTCATCTTTGCAGAGCAGTTTAACACgtaggtacacacacacacacacacacacacacacacaccctccgtCCCTCCGCTGGTCGTCCGGTCTATCTGGTAGATATTTTGATTTGGTCTCAGCTCAGGACGCCTGGAGGCACCGTCTCAACTTTCAAACATATTTACAGCTTGATTGGTTTCTTGGCTGCCGTGCTGCTCGGACCGAAACACTTCATGTTAACTCAGTTTCTGGAGGGCATGCAGAGTCTGAGATCAAACTAATCAGCCTCTACGGCCCCGACAGAGCCGatttcctccagcagcagcactaaGCCCGGCAGAATGGCCTCCTTCATGTCGCAGCTTGTTGGACAAAGGTCAGGttttgattctgtgtgtgtgtgtgtgtgagcagtagTAGTTGTAATCAGGGACAGCAAGCAATCCAAGCAGTTAATCCCCCAAAAATTCTACCTACgagtttgaattttaatttcaagTTATGGTCAAATAGCCTGAGCTGGACGaggttctgtgtttgtgtcagtcagTCCAAGTCCTTGTCTGCAACAGGTCCACGCTCGTCTGGCAAGGCCAAGAGATCAACCTgatcccccaacacacacattcactaacACACGCACACGAAACACTCTGGACACTCGTTGTTATGACTGAGGGCAGTAACACTTCCTCATTAAGCCTCTTAGGGAAGCTCTGTTTTCGTCATCACAGCTCAgatacacatgaacacatggaTATAGACTATAAACTCTTATTATCAGTgggttttgctgtgtttttagcCACTTTATGCATTAAGAACTGTTGCCATGATTGTGTTTAGTGTGCAGAAAAAgaatgtaatataaatatttgtCAGTAAAAACATCATAGCATCTTCCCCCTattggttgttgttgcttctaGATCATAGTTCACCTAACTTTGTACTAACCTCAggcaaaaacattgttttttttcatgcagaCATTTTGTTATTTACTTGAAAGCAGCTTTCAGGttgttcagctcatgaaaaagcTCAAGGTGTCACTTTCACCTGCTAAACTTGGGAAGTCGTCTGCATGTCATGAATGCTGAAATGATATGAAGCCACTGATGAAGTTTTTTGCAGCGATCCATTCACTGTTTGGATGATAATGTTGCTAATATATGATGTTTCATCCAGCTGTGCTGCAACAGCTGCAACTTCCAGGAGGTCAGATATGAAACGGCCCGCTGGGACGAACGTCCCCGATGAACTGAAGagttaaaaagacaaatcaggTGTCATGCTGGAGGATTATGAGCTCCAGTCAGAGGgatttttcacaacctggcGGCTAAAAACGTGTTCTTAATCGTTCTTAATCTTGGTTTATAACCGATCTACACAGCACAAGTGAAGAATGTACCAATTAATTAATCAACCGTTAATAAAACAATTAGTTACAGCTCATAAGTCCTTTATAAAGGGAGCCCTGTTCTAAAGCGCCACCCGTCATGTTTCCACCAAATCTCCTGATTAGGTAAGTTTGGTAGGAGCTGTTATCTCTGATCGATTGTCCCTACGTGGtgatggagacacagagaggtggAAGAAGGACTTGCTGTGTCCCAGTGTGGCTCCTGTCCTGTGGTTTAATAAAGCAGTGCTGCTACGTTCGCTCTGACCCGCCTGTTATCAGCCTGGAGGGTCAGCTGATCAGCTCATTGTAgagacagcagctgtcagtcagagcaAACACACGGGGACGAGGCAGGAAGGTGATGGGTGAAACGTTTTTATCAGAACAAGAGGCCACAAGGTtcatcctttaaaaacaaaaacactaactGATTGATAATCTTAGTGCTActgttcctcacacacacacacacacacacacacacacacacactcacaactcTCTGTGTGTCTCGTTTTGTCTTTTCAGCCGTTATCCGGATGCAAAGGTGATAAACTTCGGCACGTGGTTCATCTTCAGCTTCCCCATCGCCATCATCATGCTGGTCCTCACCTGGCTCTGGCTGCACTTCCTCTTCCTTGGCtgcaagtgagtgtgtgtgtgtgtgtgtgtgtgtgaactcgATGCATCTGATCATTCCTTACTCATGATAATCCCTCTGTTTTCTGCCGTGtggttgatgttgttgttgttgttgttgtgtgttcagCTTCAGGGAAACATGCTCACTGAGTAAGAAACGCAAAACCAGGAGAGAGATGCTGTCGGAGAGGAGGATCCATGAGGAGTACACCAAACTGGGACCCATCAGGTGTGTACGAGCTTCTGGCAgcgacctgtgtgtgtgtgtgtgtgtgtgtgtgtgtgtgtcacacccAGACTTGTTGTTATCACTCATGTAATTGCTGCTCACCTGTTGTGtggttcctctgtgtgtgtgtgtgtgtgtcccagctACCCGGAGGTGGTGACGGGTGTCTTCTTCATCCTGATGACTCTGCTGTGGTTCACCAGAGAGCCTGGTTTTGTGCCCGGCTGGACGTCTCTTTTTGAGAAGTGAGTGCCCATAATGTTGCGACACACCACcacagctggtgttagtgaccagacaggtgtgtgtgtggtcacatgacATCATTAAGAAacccttaaacacacactgtcacacagaatCACTGCAGCACAAGAGCACATTTGTGTTCAACCTTAAAACAGCTAAATAAAGAGTGGATGCTGTCTCTCTCAGGAAAGGCTACAGGACCGATGCAACTGTGTCTGTCCTCCTGGGcttcctgctcttcctcatCCCTGCCAGGCgacccttctcctcctcctcctcctcctcctcctccagctgtagAAACACAGGTCAGTACCATGCACTCATCCCACTTTCTGATATGGCTGAACTACGTTTGGTTCACCTCCTCAGGGCACCAGACACGTGGGGGTTTATATCAGACAATGTAAAAGCAGCACTGCAAATCTCACTTCATGTCAGCCGTTAAAATGACGAGGTTAAACAATCATGCACTAgtttcctctgctctgcctgtgtTCCCTGTGCAGGCTGATTTACTGCCTGTGTATTGTCAGACTGTCACAGAAACCTCTTTAACAGAAACAAGTGTTTTCCACAGCTGTGCAGCAGTTTGAAAAACGCAGGAAAGTCTgacatttgttgtattttgctGTGCTGCTCAACACGTTTTAGTGCTGAcacttgaaaaatgacttttatttgcaaaatgttACGTAACAGGACGTTTTACCTAAACGTCCTGCTGCAGTAGAGGTGGTAACTGCATTTACATTTGCTACTAACTCTATGAAATTAGTGTCCAACTTTTACAATTAATCATTGAGTCCAATTTCTAGCATAACCTGGAGGTCCTAAATGCACAGCAAGtcagctgaaaacaaagatgcatttaaaaaacaaacagttaatCATGTTTGGAAAGCAAAGGTTCCAATAACGAATGAATAAGAAATGAGCGTCGGGTTTAAAAGGAGCTCCTCTTTCAGGGCGCTTCCTATTTTCCTAATAATCATTTATCTTTTAGTAAACCCCTCTGATTACCCCAATAGCCTCCCAGCTGTACTGACAAAGTGTCTGTGGTTGTAAACCATCAGATGAGGACGACCCGCTGGCTCCCATGATCACCTGGAAGGACTTCCAGAGACTGATGCCGTGGGAGATCGTCATCCTGGTGGGAGGAGGCTACgcactggctgctggctgcaaGGTGCACTGCTGGTGTTTGTTATGTTGTGTGTGCCTCTTAGATGCATCTAAAGGGATTTAATCGTGTCTTGACAAGAGACTTTCGCTCTGTGGAAAAGCTCATTTCATTTGATGGCTGCTTGGAgctctgatctgctgctgtgtccACACGAACGTGATCTAAATGAGGTCAAAGCTGCAGATGTTCAGGCAGACATGACTgcaggatgaggatgaggatgagtgGCTGGCTGTACCTTTTGACGATGCTCACGTGTGttttgtccgtgtgtgtgtgtgtgtgtgtgtgtgtgcaggtgtcaGGCCTGTCGGTGTGGATCGGCAGACAGCTGGAGCCCATGAGTGGTCTTCCTCCCTGGGCCGTCACCCTGCTGGCCTGCCTGCTGGTGTCGGCGGTCACAGAGTTCGCCTCCAACCCGGCAACTCTCACCGTCTTCCTGCCCATCCTGTCTGCACTGGtacgacacacacaccttcacacacttcacacacttcacacacttgcaaacaaaaaaaatctactgGGGCGCTCAGAGAAATATTCAGTCCAAAATGTGTAACTCTGTGTTGATGTCACAATTATGAGTAAATTGAGACTTCAGGTTTTTGTACAGGTGAAATAAATAAGTTAAACTTGTTATCAAGTGACTTTTAGAGGCTGGTGGTTGGTGGATTCTGTTCCCTAAGGACAGAGGCAGGCTGTTTCTATCTTTTACCAATCTTCATGttaagctaagcagctgctggctggagcTTCACATTGAGCAGTGATATCAaccttctcatctaattctaaGGGAATCAAATGTCCTGATGTTTTATCTAAAGGGTTTTATTGCTGCTTTTCAGAACTTTCTCTGTCAACAAATGCTCACACTTGCTCCTAAGTAGCCATTTTAACAGCATCAGTGTGACTTTGCTTCCCTCATGTGGATCATGGGGAAGCTAGCGGGGAGCGTTCATATCCCACCATAACTAAACCTATGAAACCCCCTCCCACCTTTCCCACCGTCCCTCCTTTCCTTCTtacctcctcttccttcacTCCGTCTCTCTCTTCGCCCCCTTTGCTCCTCTTCATCCGCCCACTTCCCTCCTTCCAGTCAGAGACTCTGCTCATCAACCCCCTCCACACTTTGATCCCGTCCACCATGTGTGTGTCATTCGGGGTCATGCTTCCAGTGGGGAACCCCCCCAACGCCATCGTCTTCAGTTACGGCCACGTGAAGATCAGCGACATGgtacggcacacacacacacacacacacacacacacacacacacacacacacacagtcacatgctcTGTCTGCACCTGCAGCATCAAACAGCTCAAGAGCACCATGTGTCAAAGTTGTTTTACATAATCAGAGATTTTTCGTTCTTAACTCCTGACGAACCAAAGCATCTAATTCTGATATGTTTTCACGCTTATGCTTCATAATGTTTAACACATcaccatcttcctcttcctctgtcgcCTTCAGGTGAAAGCAGGCTTCGGGGTGAACCTAATCGGCgtggcggtggtgatgttggCCATCACCACGTGGGGGGTTCCCCTCTTCAACCTGACCGAGTTCCCGGCCTGGGCGGTGGCCAGGAACGTCACGGGGGCCAAATAACCACCGGCGAGAAGAAGAGGGGATGAAAcgctgagagacagaaagagaggaggaggtggggcaGTGTTTCTGGAAGGACAGACAACAAGGAAACGACGTGTTGGCGTCACGAGGACGGTGATGCTCAGAGTTAAGCCTCTCTTAGACTGATTCAACTggacctgaaggaggaagaacgacggagggaaggaggagaagaggagaagaggagaaccATTACCTGTTGCTTAGACATAATGATTAGAGTTGTATGTTTATTGGCCGTGAGCTGGCGTTTTATGCCTTTTATCAACGTGGCCGCTGTTTTTTACCTCTGTTAATGAACTTTGAAGTCGCTGAAGATATTACTAGAAACTCCAAACATACTTTTGTGATCGagaacttttgttttttgattttgtgctagaaaaaaaatggtaaattagtatttttaaatTGCCTGGAAAGTGTTTTAGAGCCACATTGTGCCTTGTTCTGTGGACGACCTGATGTTTAGATAGAAATAAGCTATATAGTCGCCGTAGAAGAGCCTCTTTTTACTGCACGCTTGCTGGACTTCTGCTGCTCTTTGAACAGACTGCATTCATTGCAACGTGGTGGGCTGATGGCAAGTTTGGCTAGAAAGCAAGATGAATGCATGAAAAGAGGCTTCTACTGTGGCTGATAACgtactgtacacacagagcTACTGTCAGGATCTTTTCACAACAGTCTGTATATTCTAAAGAAAGCTTGTGCAGCTTTACCACCATGCTGAGAGCTTATTCACTGTCCATAGATGCTCTGACCTGCCTCCCACATTGCTTTACAAATCTATGCCTCCTAATATCTTTTTTCTGATGTCTTTACCAAAGTTGAAGCAGATGTCGTGCGCCATCATCCCAGTGTCTTCACCGTATTATTGCCTGTAGTGTTGCTGCACTGTCAGCATGTATTGTGTGGGAGTCCACACTCCAACCCTGACAGTGTTAACGCCTCGCTGTAACCTCACGGTGGTGCAGGAACTTCTTAAATGACGGCACGCAGTAGTGTGACCGCTTCTCGTTGTGCTATTTCTCGGCTGTAGTCTTGTACTTGATTCTCTTACAATattaagaatgtaaaatgtactgtatttaaGGTGTAGAAACTTCTGCATACCATGGCTTTTTCCTTGTAGCTTTTCCTTGTCTTGCAGTGTGGAGggaaaaatgtgagaaaatgctACTAGCTGAGGTCTGAGTGCTTCCGGTATAATGATTTTTAACCATGAAAATTAAATTCTGTATCAGTCAGCAGGTAGAAAACACAGTAACAAACCCTCATGCATGAAGAGCTGTAGTAAttatgaggtttttttttgttcggCAACAGGACGACCATGTTTGGTCCGTGTTCGCTGTCACTCTGACGGTGTGACTTTTCTGCTGGCATGTGAGCACAGACGGACTCAGGAGGCTGCACAGTCCCTCCAGGCTCTGAGTTTCTGTTGAACGAAGCATCCAAAGTGTTTGAGGAAGAGAGGTAGCACAGGGTTGTATGGTACAGTAGTTTGTTCAATCAGCTGTCCAATCACATTAACTGTTGTCTGGTGGTGAAAAGGTTTGCACACAACATTCACTGTACTGTGCAACAATATAAAAGATATGCtttatatttttacacaaattataaatgtaatttgtggcctttttttttttttttatatcactgcATTACAAGTTTAGGACGTAGCGTTGGCAGAATCAAACGCCGACGCATTCCTTTTGTAATTTATTCAGTTGTACTGAAGGTTTCATACATCTTGACGGTGTTACagcagtgacctttgacccgggGGCCACACTCCTTTGTAAATACATACAGATTTGTAATATAAAGACGATGTGCCTTTGCCTGTTTCCAAATGAGCTGTAATATTGCTAAATTATGTGTTATACCTTGATGTTTCATTCATATCCAACTCGGACAAAAACTAGAGTTAGGATGATAAAACATTATACATGCACAGCAATAAAACCACTAAAACCACAGATGGTACTGATTAAGTTATTTATTCACAAACACCACCACAAGCAATCAGTAAAGATCAGCATTTCTCTGTAAATCACACTAGTAGAACTgaattgtgtgtctgtgtgagcacaTGATGTGTGTGAGGAGATGAACACTGATCATAAATATCCCAGCATCATTTTAAACATCCCATATTTAGCAAGAAGcactttttaatgatttttcaGCATAAATGTGACTAGAGACCCTCGTTCTGACGTCATAagggggatctgttgatcatgtgacctcttccagcccactgaaaacctcctgaatccacaATTGTTGTTTCCTCACTAACACGGAGATGCCGGAGGCGGGATCGAAGTgtgcagacagaggctgaaaacagctgcagcagccacgtctgcttaagagaaaacagtgttttttgaaaatgaaaccatgtaaacctgttccgGTAGGACCTTTAAGTACATGTATGAACTTTAAAaggagcagaatatgggaccttttagTCACAAGTAACAATAGTAAAGTTTGTCGTGTCCAGGTGAGAAAATGGGATTCATTAGCCAATAATCTTGGTTTCCATTGATATCTATGTTTGTATGAGATTCTGGTGCATGTGTGGTTTCTTGGTGCAGGTTTTATGTACAAATAAATAGTTACAAAAGGTGAAGCTCAGGGATTCTTTCCACAATAAAGTTGGGGAAACTCCTCCAAGTCCTGCCCCTCCTCCGGCCCTGGTCTGAATCGGACTTAAAGTCAGTCGGTCTTCAGGTTTTGGGCGGCCTGCTGTCCAGTGGTTAGGAAGGCTCCCGGGGGCCTTCAGCAGGTACGAAGCTCTCGTTCTGCATCTTGTCTTTGTATTTCAGGAAGTCTCTCCTCTTGGTGAAGTATTTCACCTGCCAGGGAAAGTGGAAACATTTAGATTTCATTTATCTTCATTCGCTTTCAGAAAATCCAGACATCTCATCCTTCCTCACATCCCGGTCTGGACTGACCCCACTGATCAGACAGATAAAAAGGTGGGATCGTTTACCCACTGAGCAGGACACTTTGCCTCAAACTCGCTCTGGAACTTCTGGCAGGATGAAACTTGGTCCTCGTTGTCATCCAGACATTTCCACAGCAGGTCCCTGGTGTCCCAGCAGGCctttctctctgcagagttGGGAGCCGCCATCGCTGCTGGACCCTGGGAGAGATTTAAATTAGGGTGAGTTAACAGAGATGAATGAAACTCCTGCTATGTTGGGGCTAAACTGTTGAAAAACACCATCATGAACCACTGGGCACTAAAaacacatgctaacatgtgCTTAGAAACTTCTCACTAGGATAAGATAACACTTATAACTACTTTACACACTAAATTTACTTCCCTACATCAGCCTCAAAAACACCCACTATCTTAATTTAACCTACAAGACACCACTGGACGTCCACTTTGATATTAGACTGCAAGTAATTCACTTTCAGCTATTACatagcaaaaacaaatgagataaGCTGATAGCAGCTGAGTTCACTCACCGAAAGAAACACTAAAACCTCCAAAAGCTGCAGTCGGTGTCTGTCACTCCATAAAACCCCCCAAAATCAGAGCAACGCCGTCTTTAAACTAGAAATAAACACTTTTGTAACGCAGTTCGGTGCTGTGGCGCTTGAGAGTGAAGGACGAAGCAGCACTTCCTCGTCGCTTGGTGATGACGTCAGAGCGTGATTGACGCAGCGCGCCAGCTGATGGCGCAGTTTGCTAAAAAATCAAACTGGagtagcattttattttgaaggtttttaacattatttgaCAACATAAACAGGTAGTTAAGTAAAGCAAATCAAGCCGAATTCCTCCAAACGACGTCTTTGAATATAATATGGGATCTTATGCAACTTGTTTAGCCGTTTTTCCTCAGATCGCCACGATAAACCCGACTCAAAGGAAGCAACAGGTGGGAGTTCCTAGCTAACACAGCATCCTCCTTTAgcttgatatttttatttatcgCTTATTTAACACTGTTTGGCAGCCGTGTGACTGTGTTCAGCATTTTTAGTGGTTAAATTAAAcatccaaaatgttcaaaaatgcTCCTTAAGATGTCTCATGGCTCCATAAACAAATAATCACCATCTTCAGATCCAGACAAAATGTTCAcgttacattttaaatgatcagTTGCACAACTTAAAGTAGAGCCGAAACAAATTCTATTGATTATTAGAAATTAATCAGCAATTTTTTATATCCAATCAACGATAAGTTATGCTGCTTCTGTCCTGTGAGAATTAGCTTCTTTTTCAGAAATGATCAtttcttatatatattattgatCATAAACACAACAGGATTTTTCAATTAGTACATCTGATGACACTTGTTGGGCTTTTTAAATGGACATTTTCTcaatttatttaacatttcacagattcagaaagaacaaaaagatgATTTAATGATGAAAATCATTGTAAGTAGCTCCTGCGTCTTATTTTGAAGTGATTTAAGGTGAATGAAATAGTCTGTAATGTTGGATGGAGCTGGTATTTGCTGTCAGTAGGCACTATTTAAAACAAGAAGAGGTCCCTTGTCCTTGAATGGCTCTGATCCTCTTTATAACACATGCCAGCATCCTGGAGTGTTTGTCAAAATAAGAGAAACCATTTCACATTAGGTTAGAATTAATTAATCAGTGAATGAGTGCATGGCGGcttatttgttcttttatttgatttcatttccaCTTGTCTTCCAGCCCAGCCAGTATTTGCAGCAGCGTTAATTAGAGGCTAAAAGTTagatttgtgtatgtttgtgtgtcctttcattttctgtttagataaagcaggaaaaaactttctgaatgtttgtttctttcccATGAAGCCTCTTTTCCTCCACAGCACAACAAGGGTTTGTCACTGAGCTACGTGAATGTTCAatgaggtttgtttgtgtgtgtgtgtgtgtgtgtgtgtgtgtgtgtgtgtgtgtagcttggCAGTGTgtaaagacagaatgaaaatgtgtgttgttgattaactctcactctcttttttttttttttctacctccCTCCTCAGAAACGGTGACGGAGAATAGCCCCACTGGTTGCCATGGCGCCCAGCAGCAATCCATCTCagtttgtgtgcttgtgcgtACCGAggggaataaaaaaacaagcaccCTCATGCAGTGGCGAGGTGCTCACCCTCTTCTGAGGAAAGTAAGTGTTTGTCGCCctatgcatgcgtgtgtgtgtgtgtgtgtgtgtgtgtgtgtgtgtgtgtgtgtgtgtgtgagacttgaGTGCGTCTCTCTTGCTGCTTCAGAGACTGAACTTCATTCACTATTCATATCACACACCATTTACTGACCTCACTTCAAGTTTGTTTCCTCCACTGTCAgtgagtgttttcatttcactctgCTCCAGTATGGAGATTCAAGAAGTTTTTGaccaagaaaataaaaaaaagtgtcttttCTGCATgagagtgcaaacacacacataattccTGCAAAGGAGCGTGAAAGGACGGTAGAAGTCACTGCTATGTTGttatcattttcaaaacatttaaactttATTCTTGTTTGTAGTGAAAGAACAACTGTAGTTTCAAAGTTTCAGAGTGGGTAAAGACCAGATAGAAAAGTTTTCCAAAAAGTTGCATCAGTTTTGAAGTGGCCGTAATTGTCACCGCCACTGTGGGAAGAGCTGAGAGctcatgttttctgttggtGGGCATAGAAGACACATTCTGAGCTTTAACAAACACCCACAGCCAAGTTATACACTACTACCATCCATCCACATCAAGAGAAAAGCCTGAGTCACATGACGTGAATCACACACATGTACCATGAGGTTGATGCGGTGGAGTGGTTGAACCCCTCTGGTAAATGTGCATGGTATGAGAGAATGATTGCTGTTGTACGAATGGAGCTCagcttaaaagtaaaaaaagaagacatgaaACTCTGAGCTCTGACGTCATGTGTGATGCACAAACTTGCACTCTCATTTGTGACAGTAACTCACACTGCATGTCATCAAAAGAGGAATCCAAGGGGCAGTAAGTCACAGCACCACCTGCTCTGCTTGATTAGCAACATGGCGGCAAAGAGACGTGGATTTATTCAGCTCATCTTGTAACCTCGGTGGATCAGAACACACAGAACGGGGAGCAGGTGATCTGGTTCCAAATGAGACCAAACCTTTTCTATGGATCAGTTTTAAACGTGCACATGTGGTCCCCTCCAGGCCTACACCTGGCAGAAGAcataataaatcacattttaccGTCTCTATAGTACATAATGAGTTCATCCTAGATTGTATCCAGTCCACTCTATTAATGAACTGACTAGAATGGGTTAATCTTACCGTCCCCACTGCCCACCAACACATCCCActctgaaaacagctttttaagaCCCTTACGTCTCTAAACATGATGACGAATGCTTAATGTGATGTTGATGTCTGTTTATGGTGCCACTACTGAGCCTCCATGCTGTGAAagctaatataatatctgacgCTGCTCatgcttcattttgaattcctggaTCGTTGGGTCTGTCTCTTTATTCCAGAGTTTGGTCTTGGTTTAATGTTAACACTTGACTATTCTCAGTGACCTATGACCCCTGAACTGACGTATCAGCGCAGACGCATTAGCATAAAGggtataaaatgttttaaagggtgTTTACCTTGTAGAAAATTGAGGGAAGGGGTTCAGGGTTGTTTGATAATTTTTTGAATAATATTAAATTTGGGTGACATTCAAAGCTAAATCCTGGAAGCGTTAGTGGCTCAGCCTGTTGAGGCTCTCCACACCACACACCTCTCACAGGTTTCTGCTTTTAGCTGCTGTGTGAGAGAGGCTTTCATTAGACTCTAATAGCTGTTCACGTTATTTCCCATTATGTTTGAAACACTAGTGAGGTAGCTGCCATTAGTGGTGGTGCCATTTTAAGCTGAACACAGTGACTAAACTTAGAAACTCAGTAGATTGCAGCAGTACGACATATCATCCATTTACAGTTTTCATGGCTAATGTCACTAATGGAGAGACAAAAATATGTCTCACTCTTAATGGAGCATCTCCAGTCTGATCTCCACATGACAGAGAACCAGCTATCAGAGCCTGGAGCCAGACTTTAAGTAATAACAACAATGATAGTGGATCAGTTCGGCTCTTCATC
This window encodes:
- the slc13a4 gene encoding solute carrier family 13 member 4; translated protein: MRLEAAARMDLFRKLWKARKLIVVVFIPLSLLPLPLIHPTSEACCAYVLMVTAVYWVSEAVPLGAAALVPAFLYPLFGVLKSSEVAAEYCKDTTLLLMGVICLAASIEKWNLHKRIALRMVMIAGAKPGMLVLGFMCCTVFLSMWLSNTSTTAMVMPIAEAVLQQLICTGLADSHVDSETAEAPEDDGAVSDKEENLDKNQLELLYRNNSSDCATQEVSTLSELQTAAANGLGLRHTNGHLPQVAIEIPNVKRVKMRRDSQYPTKRDHMICKCLSLSITYAATIGGLITITGTSTNLIFAEQFNTRYPDAKVINFGTWFIFSFPIAIIMLVLTWLWLHFLFLGCNFRETCSLSKKRKTRREMLSERRIHEEYTKLGPISYPEVVTGVFFILMTLLWFTREPGFVPGWTSLFEKKGYRTDATVSVLLGFLLFLIPARRPFSSSSSSSSSSCRNTDEDDPLAPMITWKDFQRLMPWEIVILVGGGYALAAGCKVSGLSVWIGRQLEPMSGLPPWAVTLLACLLVSAVTEFASNPATLTVFLPILSALSETLLINPLHTLIPSTMCVSFGVMLPVGNPPNAIVFSYGHVKISDMVKAGFGVNLIGVAVVMLAITTWGVPLFNLTEFPAWAVARNVTGAK
- the coa6 gene encoding cytochrome c oxidase assembly factor 6 homolog, producing the protein MAAPNSAERKACWDTRDLLWKCLDDNEDQVSSCQKFQSEFEAKCPAQWVKYFTKRRDFLKYKDKMQNESFVPAEGPREPS